Proteins from a single region of Pseudomonas quebecensis:
- a CDS encoding type I secretion system permease/ATPase, whose amino-acid sequence MAKPHAVAPLFKALGEYKSILISIGCFTALINLLMLVPSIYMLQVYDRVLSSQNETTLVMLTLMVVGFFAFIGTLEVIRSFIVIRIGSQLERRFNLRVYKAAFERNLQRGQGHAGQSLADLTHIRQFITGPALFAFFDAPWFPIYLFVIFLFNVWLGVLASAGALLLIGLACLNEYLTKKPLGEASGFSQQSTQLATSHLHNAETIQAMGMLGALRHRWFAVHAQFLGLQNSASDTGSVITSLSKSLRLCLQSLVLGLGALLVIRGDMTAGMMIAGSILMGRVLSPIDQLIAVWKQWSSAKLAYQRLDELLREFPPEVEQMALPAPKGQVSFEQVSAGPPGKRNPILHHVSFTLGAGEVLGVLGASGSGKSTLARVLVGVWPTLAGTVRLDGADIHRWDRDDLGPYIGYLPQDIELFSGSIADNIARFREADPEQVVRAAQQAGVHELILRLPQGYDTVLGDNGGGLSGGQKQRVALARALYGGPRLIVLDEPNSNLDTVGEAALASAIMQMKAQGSSVVLVTHRSSALAQADKLLVLNEGRLQAFGPSQDVLRALSGQQEAPKEKPGVSFSRQYQAGRNPGA is encoded by the coding sequence ATGGCAAAGCCCCATGCCGTGGCGCCGTTATTCAAAGCGCTGGGTGAATATAAGAGCATCCTGATCAGCATCGGCTGTTTTACCGCGTTGATTAACCTGCTGATGCTGGTGCCGTCGATTTATATGCTGCAAGTGTATGACCGCGTACTGTCCTCCCAGAATGAAACCACTCTGGTGATGTTGACGCTGATGGTCGTCGGCTTCTTCGCGTTTATCGGCACCCTGGAAGTGATCCGCAGTTTTATCGTGATCCGTATCGGCAGCCAATTAGAGCGACGGTTCAACTTGCGCGTATATAAAGCAGCGTTCGAACGCAACCTGCAACGCGGCCAGGGACATGCCGGGCAATCCCTGGCGGATTTGACCCATATCCGCCAATTCATCACCGGACCCGCGCTGTTCGCGTTTTTCGATGCGCCATGGTTTCCCATTTACCTGTTCGTGATTTTCCTGTTCAACGTGTGGCTGGGGGTGCTGGCCAGCGCCGGTGCGCTGCTGTTGATCGGCCTGGCCTGCCTGAACGAATACTTGACCAAAAAACCCTTGGGCGAGGCCAGCGGCTTCTCTCAGCAATCGACCCAACTGGCTACCAGCCATTTGCACAACGCCGAAACTATCCAGGCCATGGGCATGCTGGGCGCGCTGCGTCACCGTTGGTTCGCCGTGCACGCGCAATTCCTGGGCCTGCAGAACAGTGCCAGCGATACCGGTTCGGTGATCACTTCCCTGAGCAAATCCCTGCGCCTGTGCCTGCAATCGCTGGTGCTGGGCCTGGGCGCGCTGTTGGTGATTCGAGGCGACATGACCGCCGGCATGATGATCGCCGGTTCCATTCTGATGGGCCGGGTGCTCAGCCCCATCGACCAGTTGATTGCGGTATGGAAGCAATGGAGTTCGGCCAAGCTGGCGTATCAGCGCCTGGACGAGTTGCTGCGCGAATTTCCGCCTGAGGTCGAGCAGATGGCCTTGCCGGCGCCCAAGGGGCAGGTGAGTTTCGAGCAGGTCAGCGCCGGCCCGCCGGGCAAACGCAATCCGATCCTGCATCACGTCAGTTTCACCCTCGGTGCCGGGGAGGTGCTGGGCGTGCTCGGTGCGTCGGGTTCCGGCAAATCGACCCTGGCCCGCGTGCTGGTGGGCGTGTGGCCGACCCTGGCCGGTACGGTGCGCCTGGACGGTGCGGATATCCATCGCTGGGACCGTGACGACCTTGGCCCGTATATCGGCTACTTGCCCCAGGATATCGAGTTGTTCAGCGGCAGCATCGCCGACAACATCGCGCGCTTTCGCGAGGCCGACCCCGAGCAGGTGGTGCGTGCCGCACAACAGGCCGGTGTGCACGAGCTGATCCTGCGCTTGCCCCAGGGCTACGACACCGTGCTGGGCGACAACGGCGGAGGCCTGTCCGGCGGGCAAAAACAGCGCGTGGCCCTGGCGCGTGCCTTGTACGGCGGACCCCGGCTGATCGTGCTGGACGAACCCAATTCCAACCTCGACACCGTCGGCGAAGCGGCGCTGGCCAGCGCCATCATGCAAATGAAGGCACAGGGCAGCAGCGTGGTGCTGGTCACCCATCGCTCGTCGGCGTTGGCCCAGGCCGACAAGTTGCTGGTGCTCAACGAAGGGCGCCTGCAGGCGTTCGGCCCGAGCCAGGACGTGCTGCGCGCGTTGTCCGGGCAACAGGAAGCGCCGAAGGAAAAACCCGGCGTCAGTTTCAGTCGTCAATACCAGGCCGGAAGGAATCCAGGCGCATGA
- a CDS encoding protease inhibitor Inh/omp19 family protein, protein MQRFVTLIACAVQVMFVSAGAHAMASSLVLPTHAQLAGHWQLRQQDRICALDLLEQAGALGGDVACVTQWLGDKPLSWSPTPDGIWLMNAEGTGITHLNRQAKDRYEGKTPNGSVVILQRKP, encoded by the coding sequence ATGCAGCGTTTTGTTACTTTGATCGCCTGCGCTGTGCAGGTGATGTTCGTGTCGGCAGGAGCCCACGCAATGGCGAGCAGTCTTGTTTTACCCACGCATGCCCAGTTGGCCGGCCATTGGCAATTGCGCCAGCAGGACCGGATATGCGCCTTGGACCTGTTGGAACAGGCCGGCGCCCTTGGCGGCGATGTGGCCTGTGTGACGCAGTGGCTGGGGGACAAGCCCCTGAGTTGGTCGCCGACACCGGACGGCATCTGGCTGATGAATGCCGAAGGCACCGGAATTACCCATTTGAACCGCCAGGCAAAAGACCGTTACGAAGGTAAAACGCCAAACGGCTCAGTGGTGATATTGCAACGTAAACCTTAG
- a CDS encoding serralysin family metalloprotease, with translation MSKVKDKAIVSAAQASTAYSQIDSFSHLYDRGGNLTVNGKPSYSVDQAANQLLRDGAAYRDFDGNGKIDLTYTFLTSASSSTMNKHGISGFSQFNTQQKAQAVLAMQSWADVANVNFTEKASGGDAHMTFGNYSGGQDGAAAFAYLPGTGAGYDGTSWYLTNSSYTPNKTPDLNNYGRQTLTHEIGHTLGLAHPGDYNAGNGNPSYNDASYGQDTRGYSVMSYWSESNTNQNFSKGGVEAYASGPLIDDIAAIQKLYGANYSTRAGDTTYGFNSNTGRDFLSASSNADKLVFSVWDGGGNDTLDFSGFTQNQKINLNETSFSDVGGLVGNVSIAKGVTVENAFGGSGNDLIIGNNAANLIKGGAGNDLIYGGGGADQLWGGAGSDTFVFGASSDSRPGAADKIFDFASGSDKIDLSGITKGAGLTFVNAFTGHAGDAVLSYAAGTNLGTLAVDFSGHGVADFLVTTVGQAAASDIVA, from the coding sequence CGTGGCGGCAACCTCACGGTCAACGGCAAACCGTCCTACTCCGTTGACCAGGCAGCCAACCAGCTGCTGCGCGACGGTGCCGCGTACCGCGACTTCGATGGTAACGGCAAGATCGATCTGACCTACACCTTCCTCACCTCGGCCTCCTCCAGCACCATGAACAAACATGGCATCTCGGGGTTCAGCCAGTTCAACACCCAGCAGAAAGCACAGGCCGTACTGGCCATGCAATCGTGGGCAGACGTGGCCAACGTCAATTTCACCGAGAAAGCCAGCGGTGGTGACGCCCACATGACCTTCGGCAACTACAGCGGTGGCCAAGACGGCGCGGCGGCCTTCGCCTACCTGCCCGGCACCGGCGCAGGCTACGACGGCACCTCGTGGTACTTGACCAACAGCAGCTACACGCCGAACAAAACCCCGGACCTGAACAACTATGGCCGGCAGACCCTGACCCACGAAATCGGCCACACCCTGGGCCTGGCCCACCCTGGCGACTACAACGCCGGGAACGGCAACCCGAGCTACAACGACGCGTCCTACGGACAGGACACGCGCGGCTACAGCGTCATGAGTTACTGGAGCGAAAGCAACACCAACCAGAACTTCAGCAAAGGCGGGGTAGAAGCCTATGCCTCCGGCCCGCTGATCGACGACATTGCCGCGATCCAGAAGCTCTATGGCGCCAACTACAGCACCCGTGCCGGCGATACCACCTACGGCTTCAACTCCAACACCGGGCGTGATTTCCTCAGCGCCAGTTCCAACGCCGACAAACTGGTGTTCTCGGTATGGGACGGTGGCGGTAACGACACCCTGGACTTCTCCGGTTTTACCCAAAACCAGAAGATCAACCTCAATGAGACCTCGTTCTCCGACGTTGGCGGCCTGGTGGGCAACGTGTCCATCGCCAAGGGCGTGACTGTCGAGAATGCGTTCGGTGGCTCGGGCAACGACCTGATCATCGGCAACAACGCGGCCAATCTCATCAAAGGTGGGGCCGGCAACGACCTGATCTACGGTGGTGGCGGCGCGGACCAGCTGTGGGGCGGCGCAGGCAGCGACACCTTTGTGTTCGGTGCCAGTTCCGATTCCAGGCCTGGCGCTGCGGACAAGATCTTTGACTTCGCCTCCGGCTCGGACAAGATCGACCTCAGCGGCATCACCAAAGGCGCGGGCCTGACCTTTGTCAATGCGTTCACCGGGCATGCCGGCGACGCGGTGCTGAGCTACGCGGCGGGCACCAACCTGGGTACCCTGGCGGTCGACTTCTCCGGGCACGGCGTGGCGGATTTCCTCGTCACCACCGTCGGCCAGGCAGCGGCCAGCGACATCGTGGCGTGA